The region GTTCTCCCGCGAGGAAGGCGAACGCGGCAAGGTCGCCCGCCTCATCTGCGACGTGGCCCTGCCCGACGGCACCCCGTTCGACGGGGACCCCCGGCAGGTCCTCAAGCGTCAGATCGCGCGCGCGCAGGCCATGGGCTTCGAGATGTTCGTCGGAACCGAACCCGAATTCTTCCTGTTCGAACGTTCCCCCAGCGGCGTCGGCACCACCGTCACGCACGACAAGGCCGGGTACTTCGACCTCGCCCCGATCGACAAGGGCGAACGCATCCGCCGCGAGATCACCAACAAACTCGTCGAGATGGGCTTCGAGATCGAGGCCGCCCACCACGAGGTCTCCCCCGGCCAGCACGAGATCGACTTCCGCTACGCCCCCGCGCTGGAAACCGCCGACCGCATCGCCACCTTCAAGTTCGTGGTCAAACGCGTCGCGCTGGAATACGGCCTGCTCGCCAGCTTCCTGCCCAAACCCCTCCCCGGCGTGAACGGCAGCGGCATGCACTGCCACCTCAGCCTGTTCAAGGGCGGCACGAACGCCTTCGCGGACCCCGGCGGCGAGCACGGCCTGTCCCGCACCGCGCAGCAGTTCATCGCGGGCCTGCTCGACCACGCGGGCGCGATGGTCGCCATCACGAACCCCCTCGTGAACAGCTACAAGCGCCTCGTACCGGGCTTCGAAGCCCCCGTGAACGTCGCCTGGAGCACCAGCAACCGCTCCGCGCTGATCCGCATTCCCGCCAAGCGCGGCAACTCCACCCGCGCCGAAGTCCGCATGCCCGACCCGAGCTGCAACCCGTACCTCGCGCTGGCCGTCATGCTGGCCGCCGGACTGGACGGCATCGAACAGGACATGGAACCCGCCCCCGCCATCCAGCGCAACATCTTCAAGATGACCGTGCGCGAAAAACGCCACCACCGCGTCAAGGAACTCCCCAGCGACCTGCGCGAAGCCGTGGACGAACTGGAAAAAGACGACGTGCTGCGCCGCGCACTGGGCGAACACGTCCTGGATCACTTCGTGGAAGCCAAACGCGCAGAATGGCGCGAGTACAACGCCACCGTCCACGCCTGGGAACTGGAACGGTACCTCGACCTGATCTGATAGACCACTCCCTCCCATCCTCCCCCCTCAAGGGGGAGGGGCAGAGTGGAACTCGGGCGACGTCCTTCGTCGTGATCAGTGAAAGGTGCAGCAGAGAGACAGGGGCACCCGGTGTCCCCTGTTTCTCTTTTACTGACGGGTGTCGTCGTTGCCGGTCGTGCCGAAGCTGGTGCCGGTCGCGGGCGTGGTCGCGTCCGCCTGATCCTGCCCGTCGGTGACGTGCGCGGTGGCCGTGTCCGTCTCGGTCATGCCGCTCTCGGAGTTGTCCGCATAGCCACTGCGGTCGCTCATGCCGTTCCCGGCGTCGGTGGGTAGGCCGCCCTGCCCCGCGCTGTCCTGCTTGGTGTCGTCGCTCATGCCCCACTCTCCCCCACCAGTGACGGGGCGGGGATGAGCGGGGCGTGCGGGAACCTTGAGACCGGGATCAGGCGATCAGCGGGTGCAGGTCGCCCGTGCTGACGAGGGCCAGCCAGTGCAGCGCGCGGCTGGCGGACACGTACAGCAGGCGGCGTTCGTACTCGGTGCTCTCGTCGTACGTGTCGGCGTTCGCGCTGGCGACGATCGCGGCGCTGAACTCCAAGCCCTTGGCGAGGTTCACGGGCAAAATCACCAGTCCGCCCCGGAAGCGGTGCTCCTGCGTGGTGATGGGCTGCGCGTCCGTGTCGAACTCGCGCAGGGCTTCGGCCATGCGTTCGGCGTCCACGCCGCGGCGGGTGACGATGGCGATGTTGGTGTGTCCGGCGGCCTGCGCGTCCTTCACGGCCCGCGCGATCAGCGGGAGTTCCCCGTCCGGCCCGGCGGGCGCCGTGTAGCGCTGCACCTCGGCGCCGTCACGGTCGACGCCCTGCACGGCGGCGGCGCGGTTGTACGTCGCGGCGATCCGCGCGCCCAGTTCCGTGATCTGCCGGGTGGAGCGGTACGTGCGGCCCAGCGTCAGCACCTGCGCGCCGGGCAGTTGCGCCTGCACGGCCTCCCAGGAGCTGGGACCCTTGTAGCCGTGCATGCCCTGGTTCATGTCGCCCAGCGCCGTGATGTGTCCGGGACGGGTGGCGCGGCCCAGCAGGGCGTACAGCAGCGGCGAGTAGTCCTGAGCCTCGTCCAGCACGACGTGATCGAAGGGTTCCAGCGTGCGCCCGTCCAGCCGCCCGATGCCGCCCGTGAAGGCCTGCACGGCCAGCATCAGAGGGATCTCCGTGACGTCCGCGTGCGCGCGGCGCGGGGTGGGAATCCCGCTGAGGGGATCGGTGCCCAGCAGCGCGATCTCCCGCTCGGTCAGCAGGCCGCTCGCGGCGAGTTCCGCCGGGCTGCCCAGCAGGCGGCGCGCCTCCGTGATGGGCGTGGTCGTGGCGAAGATGCGGCCCAGCAGGGTCGTCAGTGGCGTGGCCAGCTGGCGGCGGACGCTGGCCTCCTCGTCCTCGGGGACGTTCAGGGTTGACAGCGCGAGCGCCTCGATCGCGCGGCGCATCCCGGCCCGGTACCCGTCCAGGGGATCGGCGGCGAACACGTCGCGCAGCAGGGCAGCCAGGGCCGCCTCGTCCAGCGTGAACACCTGATCCTCCCGGCCGCGCAGCGCGACCGCTTCGCGCAGGCCCTGTCCGGC is a window of Deinococcus grandis DNA encoding:
- the glnA gene encoding type I glutamate--ammonia ligase, with translation MTPQSTTPPTRDQILQQLQEAEVKFLRLQFTDILGTTKNVEVPKSQFAKALNGDVTFDGSAVEGFTRVEESDMLLRPDLGTFLIYPQFSREEGERGKVARLICDVALPDGTPFDGDPRQVLKRQIARAQAMGFEMFVGTEPEFFLFERSPSGVGTTVTHDKAGYFDLAPIDKGERIRREITNKLVEMGFEIEAAHHEVSPGQHEIDFRYAPALETADRIATFKFVVKRVALEYGLLASFLPKPLPGVNGSGMHCHLSLFKGGTNAFADPGGEHGLSRTAQQFIAGLLDHAGAMVAITNPLVNSYKRLVPGFEAPVNVAWSTSNRSALIRIPAKRGNSTRAEVRMPDPSCNPYLALAVMLAAGLDGIEQDMEPAPAIQRNIFKMTVREKRHHRVKELPSDLREAVDELEKDDVLRRALGEHVLDHFVEAKRAEWREYNATVHAWELERYLDLI
- a CDS encoding HelD family protein — protein: MPVAELRPETHPDFELERDHLSGTVAAMIRQIEFWEDRDRQMGADLETSIILGDQAEEFAAMLSPHVHQPYFGSLKVRVAGREQTLYVGKHGFRDVKGPHTVVSWDSEVGSLFYSQALGWTPRRGSAGVIRRRRQLDVSQKTLLRVTDLYDDEQGGDTGGREEVLLRRLQEGSTAGMRDVVETLQPEQNDAMRHPAGVPVIIQGAAGSGKTTIGFHRLAWMTNADRGAHRARPEACMVLMPNRVLATYAARILPELGIERVVVTTPETWATGLLGLEKLEVTDRTLSLLLTDRDNTRRALAWRKAKLLGDARMLDVVRTHLWNRFNAALAGQGLREAVALRGREDQVFTLDEAALAALLRDVFAADPLDGYRAGMRRAIEALALSTLNVPEDEEASVRRQLATPLTTLLGRIFATTTPITEARRLLGSPAELAASGLLTEREIALLGTDPLSGIPTPRRAHADVTEIPLMLAVQAFTGGIGRLDGRTLEPFDHVVLDEAQDYSPLLYALLGRATRPGHITALGDMNQGMHGYKGPSSWEAVQAQLPGAQVLTLGRTYRSTRQITELGARIAATYNRAAAVQGVDRDGAEVQRYTAPAGPDGELPLIARAVKDAQAAGHTNIAIVTRRGVDAERMAEALREFDTDAQPITTQEHRFRGGLVILPVNLAKGLEFSAAIVASANADTYDESTEYERRLLYVSASRALHWLALVSTGDLHPLIA